A part of Toxotes jaculatrix isolate fToxJac2 chromosome 24, fToxJac2.pri, whole genome shotgun sequence genomic DNA contains:
- the si:ch211-207l14.1 gene encoding E3 ubiquitin-protein ligase RHA2B produces the protein MRTDRRASLPCPDTLSAMQLSRLHSSTRAPVTARVLLRRSSSRRLLPSPQEAATPAPERRPSLIPTIPEAMAPDRRSQFRRRNVMSLSDADSVCLICHNDLSRGTGGTRELQCTHTFHKECIEEWLWRKQSCPTCHVQVSMPQPVYWSSTRVKVP, from the exons ATGAGGACAGACCGCCGGGCTTCGCTGCCGTGTCCG GATACTCTTTCAGCCATGCAGCTGTCTCGCCTCCACTCGTCTACTCGGGCCCCAGTGACAGCGAGGGTCCTGCTGCGTCGCTCCTCCTCCCGCCGCCTTCTGCCCTCACCGCAGGAGGCTGCCACTCCAGCCCCGGAGCGTAGACCCTCCCTTATACCCACAATCCCAGAGGCCATGGCTCCTGATAGGAGGAGCCAGTTCAGGAGACGTAATGTCATGTCGCTG agcgacgcagacagtgtgtgtctgatctGTCATAATGACTTAAGTCGAGGAACCGGCGGCACCAGAGAgctgcagtgcacacacaccttccacaaagag TGTATAGAGGAGTGGTTGTGGAGAAAACAGTCCTGCCCTACGTGTCATGTTCAGGTCTCCATGCCACAGCCTGTCTACTGGAGCTCCACCAGAGTCAAAGTCCCCTAA